Genomic segment of Vibrio celticus:
ACTGAAGCGGGAGACGTGTTCTATCAACATTGTGAGCAGTTGTTTAACACGGTAAAAGCGGCTCAGATGGATATGGACAGCCAGCGCGATGATATCTCTGGAATCTTGCGCGTCGGGTTGTCGCAGTCATTTGGTACACTGCATATCATTCCGGCGATTGATCAACTCAGACAGCTTTATCCTCAGTTGAGAATCGAGGTCCACTTGTTCGACTATAAGGTGGACATGATTGAAGAGCGCTTGGATCTCTGGATCACCAACAATGAAGACTTGCCTGAAGGTTACATTGCGCAGCGTTTAGCCGACAGTCAGTTTGTGGTGGCTGCGTCACCGGATTATCTGATTAAGGCTGGGACGCCACATGTACCTTCCGATTTGATTGACCATAACTGTCTTATCTATCGCAGCCGTGAACGAGATTACACATCGTGGGCGTTTGACAACGGGCAAGAAAACCTCAGCGTCAAAGTCGCGGGCGATTACTCAGTTGATTTGGCTGAGGCAGTACGAGACGCGGCAGTATCAGGGTGGGGCGTTGCTTATCTGGCGACTTACTTAGTGAAAGAAGAGTTTAGAACGGGAAAATTGATTCAAGTATTACCAGAGTGGAGAGCCAGTCAGCTAATGCCATTCTATGCTGTTTATCCAAGCCGAAAGAACATGCCGAAGAAGCTTTCAGCTGTGATTGAGTTCATTAAAGATCATATCGGGTCGCCGACGTATTGGGACAAAAACCTCAAAACGTGCGTTGAACTGCATCGCTAACTGTTTCCTAGTCTATAAATATAATTTCCATATGGAAAAAGTACGCTTTTTAATCAAAGTTAATTATTAAAATTCAATAACTTAATTATACTCATAGTTATATCGTGATTACCCCAACATCACGTTAACAACCTCAGCTTGCCGCAAACGATTTCCTCTATAGAATGCGTCGCCTTTCCTATCTACAACTTTTAGGTTGACGCACATGGCTTCCCTACTTGGAATTATCACTATTTTAGTTGCCGCTTGGTTACTATCTACGGACAGAAAAAATATTCCACTAAGAACAGTCTCTTTGGCTTTCTTATTACAAATCTCATTCGCGCTATTGGTTCTGTATGTACCAATGGGTAAAGAAGCGTTGAATGCAGCCACAGGTGCGGTATCTAGCTTGATCAACTACGGTCAAGAGGGGATTAACTTCCTATTTGGTGGCTTAACGAATAACGGATTTGTTTTCGCGATTAATGTTCTGGGCATCATTATCTTTTTCTCTGCACTGATTTCAGGCTTGTACCACATCGGCTTTATGCCAAAGGTGATCAACCTTATTGGTGGTGCGCTACAGAAATTCTTGGGCACAGGTCGTGCGGAATCACTGTCTGCGACTGCCAATATCTTTGTCGGCATGATTGAAGCGCCATTGGTGGTTAAACCTTACTTAAAGCACATGACGGATTCACAACTGTTTGCGGTGATGGTGTGTGGTTTGGCGTCTGTAGCTGGTGGTACGTTAGTGGGTTATGCATCGCTTGGCGTTGACCTAAACTTCCTGATCGCTGCGGCATTCATGTCTGCACCAGCCGGTCTATTGATGGCTAAAATCTTAGTACCTGGCAGCCCAGATGACGCTCAAGAAAATATTGAGTCTGATGTAGAAATTCCACGAGCAACAAACGTCGTTGAGGCAATGGCAGATGGGGCTATGTCTGGACTTCGTATTGCCGTTGCAGTGGGTGCAACACTTCTTGCCTTTATCAGTGTGATTGCAATGCTAAATGGCTTGCTAGGTATCGTTGGCGGCTGGTTTGGCGTAAACCTAAGCTTCGAACTTATCCTAGGTTATGTATTCGCACCCGTTGCATGGCTGATCGGTGTACCGTGGTCTGAGGCTGTGGTTGCGGGCTCATTGATCGGTAACAAGATTGTCGTGAACGAGTTCGTGGCTTTCATCCAGTTAATGGACGTAAAAGACGCACTGAGTGAGCATTCACAAGCGATCGTAACTTTCGCTCTATGTGGCTTTGCTAACATCTCTACCATGGCGATTCTTATCGGTGGTTTGGGCAGCTTAGTTCCAGAGCGTCGTTCTTTCATCTCACAATATGGCTTCAAAGCAATTTGTGCAGGTGTGTTTGCTAACTTAATGAGTGCCGCTATTGCTGGTGTTGTACTTTCTTTATAGTTAACTGATCATGACTTTACTCCCCCTATAGTAAAGTGACTGATTAATCACAATAATATTCGGTTAGCGTGAAAAAG
This window contains:
- a CDS encoding NupC/NupG family nucleoside CNT transporter, which codes for MASLLGIITILVAAWLLSTDRKNIPLRTVSLAFLLQISFALLVLYVPMGKEALNAATGAVSSLINYGQEGINFLFGGLTNNGFVFAINVLGIIIFFSALISGLYHIGFMPKVINLIGGALQKFLGTGRAESLSATANIFVGMIEAPLVVKPYLKHMTDSQLFAVMVCGLASVAGGTLVGYASLGVDLNFLIAAAFMSAPAGLLMAKILVPGSPDDAQENIESDVEIPRATNVVEAMADGAMSGLRIAVAVGATLLAFISVIAMLNGLLGIVGGWFGVNLSFELILGYVFAPVAWLIGVPWSEAVVAGSLIGNKIVVNEFVAFIQLMDVKDALSEHSQAIVTFALCGFANISTMAILIGGLGSLVPERRSFISQYGFKAICAGVFANLMSAAIAGVVLSL
- a CDS encoding LysR family transcriptional regulator produces the protein MVIFHALIKHEGFTSAAKSLNVSVSHISKQVALLEDSIGIKLVQRTTRSLTLTEAGDVFYQHCEQLFNTVKAAQMDMDSQRDDISGILRVGLSQSFGTLHIIPAIDQLRQLYPQLRIEVHLFDYKVDMIEERLDLWITNNEDLPEGYIAQRLADSQFVVAASPDYLIKAGTPHVPSDLIDHNCLIYRSRERDYTSWAFDNGQENLSVKVAGDYSVDLAEAVRDAAVSGWGVAYLATYLVKEEFRTGKLIQVLPEWRASQLMPFYAVYPSRKNMPKKLSAVIEFIKDHIGSPTYWDKNLKTCVELHR